AAACGTATAAAAAACTGGCAGGTTGGTCTTGGAACTCATTAAATTTGGATTTAAGATATAGGTTTCGATACTGTGAACAATCACAATCGCAATTACGACATAAAGAACGGTCATGATTCCGCCAATACTATAACCTATTAACACGAGAGGGATGAGCGAAATAATGGCTCCGGCGACAGGGATTAGCCCTAAAAGAAAAATCATAATCGATAGTCCGCCAAGCTGCGGAAAATGCAGTATCCATAAAGCTATTGTGGTTAAAATACAGTTGACTAAAGCTATGATTAATTGCGCCTCAATTACTTTTCCAAACGTATCCGCAAATTTACGGCCAAAAAATTCAATTTCCTCATAAATGGATGAAACTTTGCTTGTTTTAAAATTCTTAGTAAATTCAATTAATCGCGGTTTTTCCAAAATGAAAAACAAGCTTAATAAAATCGCCATCAGTAGCTGCAAACTTATTTTACTAAAATCTGTAAAATATTTTAACAGAAACGTAAATCCTTGTTCTAAATAATTGGATATTTGAATTTTTTCAATCCTAGTTACAACATAATTCAGCATCACATTATCATGCTTTAAGGTGTAAAATGCGGTTAACTGCTTGATCAATGCCCTAATCTCAGTGACAATCATTGGCATATACATAACCAACGCATAGGACAGGAGACCGACAATTCCTACATAGGTACCAACAACAATCACCTTTCGGTTCAATGGAATCTTACCTTCAATAAACAGAACTAAGCGATCCATTAGAAAAGAAAAAATAAAGGTCAGCAAAATTAAATTAATCATATCTTTCAGCAAATATAAGACAATGGCAACAAATACAAAAATCAATAACCTTTTGAAGCCGCTGCTTTGTATCATTTTATTCATCATAAACGTATCTCCATTATTTTTTTAACTTCACAGGATAATTATACCAAATTATAAAACATGTTGAAATTATTAAAGCAACCGGCAATAGCCGATTGCTTCAGAAATCCTTACAAATTATTTATGATAGGAGAAATGAACCGGTGCGATCGTCGAATCAATAGCTCTGCTTTCGTAGCCTTGTTTCGTTAAATAATCTAGAAGTTCAGGCAAATGGGCGAGTGTTTGTTTTTGTTCATGCATAAGAATAACAATCGGTCCATTATGATGGGACATTTTTGAAAGTTGTTGAATGACATTTGTTACATAACGTCCGTCTTTATAATACCAATCCTTACTATCAATATTCCAATCCCACATTAAGAAGCCATGATCATCAACGGCCTTCCGATCCTCTGGTGTCAAATAAGGGACACTTCCATATGGAGTACGAATTAGGAATGTTTGCACCCCTGTTATTTCCTGTAATGTCTTTTGGTCTTGAGACATTTCACCTATAACAGAATTAGGTGAAGCATAAAATTTGTGGACATCATGCGTAACCCCATGAAGGCCGACACCCTCACCATTTTGAACCATCAACTTGGCGGATTCCGGATATTTTCTGAGATTTGGGTCCAGCATAAAAAATGTTGCTTTAAAATGATGTTTTTCCAACAGAGCGATAATGTCGCCCGAGAATGATTCCGGTCCGTCATCGAATGTTAAATAAACCACTTTATCGTTACTGTTCGCAGGCTGCTGTGCCAATGTTTGATTTGCCAGCACCTGATTTGCAGGCTGCCCGCCAGTCGCCGATGTGTTTTCTACTCCATTTTGCATTCCGTTATTATTTTTCCAAACCATAGAGTTTTGCTGTTGATTCTGTGCCATCCCTTTTTCGAGCGGTATATGTTTATTATTTATAGTTGTTTCACCCGCTTGAAGATGGGACTCCGGTCCCTCTGCATATGCCACTTTTGGATGATTAGCAGATTCGCCAGATGCTTTTTCCCGGATATAGTTCGTTACAAATATCCCAGCAACTACACATACAATGACACCAACAAAAATGAATGTTACTTTGGACCAACCACGTTTTACCTTCCCCATTTTTCCAAACCCTCTTTATCTATTTTTTCTTCCATCATTATAGACGAAATTCGCGTCAAATTGTTTCTATAAGTTTAAAAAAAATACATTTTTTACAATGAAATTAGTAGAAAATTGGACGAACAGGTCGAATTCCTGCTATTTCTCTATAAATTTATAATAACTGAAAGTGTTGTTAAAGAATAGAAATTAATAGGAAATATTAAAATGATAGACAGGCAATTTTTCACAAGGGCAGACATATATATTTTTTTACACTGCTCTATATGTAAATCGCACTAGTATACTTTCACGTCGAAGGGTTATCGCTTCATGTGGTGCTAAAGCATTATTGATAGAATCGTACATTTTATAGAACACTACTTAAGCCCCCCGTTTTTGACATTTTCGCTTTTAATAGGTTCTTTTTACTGAACACACTCTTTTAAAAATAACAATATATAAAACAACAACAAAATCCACTAACAACTTTAAACAACAACCGACAAATTTCTTCAAATTTCTCTATTGAGAACATTTGATTCTTGTAGTATATTTCAATATATAGAACAATTTTTGATTGGAGAAAAATAAATGGAGCAATGCGTCAGAACACTTCCCTACACTATTAACCTAGCGGATTCATTTGTAAAGAGGTTGAAAGGCCTGAAATTTCGTAAAGAACAATTGGTGGAAGAAGGGCTGTGGATCATTCCATGCAAGTCTATACATATGTGCTTTATGCATTTCGCTATCGATGCCGTTTTTCTTAATAAAGAGGGGAGAATTATCAAAACAATTGAAGGCATTAAACCATGGCGCTTTATTTTGCCTATTAAAAATGCTTACTCTGTTATCGAGCTTCCAGCCGGAACCATTTCAAAACTGGGTTTAAAAACTGGAGAAATGATAAATTTACAATAAATTCATCTTTAAAGAGGCAAATTGTCCTCTTTTTCTTTTTATCTAAAAGTTTGCAAATCATTTGAAATATGTTCACCGTTTGTTCATGTGAATTGCAATCCATTGGCAATATGATAAGAGTATGGAGAAAAAGATGAAAGCGAGTTCAGCAGATGAACAGAGAAATGAGATTAGAGCTGATTTCCCAGATGATCTCTGAGCAAGAGATTAAAACACAAGAAGAATTACAGCAACTGCTTTTGGCGCAAGGCTTGCATGTAACACAGGCTACCATCTCAAGAGACATCCATACATTACAGCTTATCAAAGTACCCGGCAAAGACGGCAGTCTTAAATATTGTTTTCAAATGGATCGTAATCACCTCATTTCCGAGAAGCTGCGGCATAAACTGCGGGATGCTCTTGTCAGTATGGAGGTAATCCAGTTATTTGTTGTTGTAAAAACTCTGCCAGGCCACGCCCATGCTTTTGGCGTGCTACTAGATTCCTTAGATCTGGAGGGAAAAGCCGGAACTTTATGCGGCAATGATACATGCCTGATTATTTGCCGGTCCATGGCACAGGCTGAGAACATCAAAAAACAACTGGACTACTATAGTAAATAATAAATCCTTTAAGAGAAAAGGAGAGAGCCTCATGTATAGTGCAAATGCCATAAGCATGGATATTATAAATGATTTACACCAATTTGATATTTTTAATCACATTACAGACAAAACCCTTAGGAAGTACCTTCCATACTTCTATTTTCGCAGCTACAAGAAGCATCAGTGCCTTTTTATGCAAGGAGATCCCCGTGACAAGATTTTCTTTTTACTTGATGGCTATGTCATGTACGAGCGGAGCAGCAAGGAGGGCAGCATGATGTATCTGGACTTCGTCAAAAGAAATCAAATGTTCCCTTATGTCGGATTATTTCAAGACACTGTGTATCAAGACACTGCTCTGGCAGTTACGGATGTTCACTTATATTTTATCGAAACACATATTTTTGAAGAATGGATTAAAACGAATCCGAAGCAACTTCTTTCAATTATTAATAAGTTATCTGACATTCTCAATCTTCATCAGAAACGTGTCCAAAAGATTATGGTCCCCAATGCCCAGGAACGAGTTATTCATACCCTGCAATTTTTGATGGAGGATCTTGGAGAAAAGAAGAAGGACGGGATTCAAATCCCCTGTCCGCTTACCGCTGCTAACATCGCGAAAATATCCGGCACAACGCGGGAAACAGTCAGCCATTTGATCAACCAATTAAAACGTGATGAAGTGATTTCCGTCGAAGCCAAGAAAATTCATTTTCATGACCCGGAATATTTTAAAGAAATTACGTAGCAGCGAAAGGAATGGCAAATTTCGTTTAGGATTTTGTCCTTTTGAATATATTTTTCAGAAAAATCAGTCAAAATATTTTATCTTCCTCCCTTTTGAATTTATAATAGTAGTAAATAATTTCAAAAGAGAGAGGAGTGTGTCCAGCCATTACAAAGGTTTCTTATCATATTGTTGGTCCTGTCATTTTTGTGCTAGGCCTACTTTTAGTTCTGAGACTGCCAAATATCGAGGGATTGCTGGGTAATTGTTTATTCAATCTACCTGCAGGTGATGGAACCATTCTATTAAGAATTGCAGCTGCCATTATGCAAATGGCTGGAATTCTATTATTTTTAAAATGGTTTGATGAACACGGAAAAGAAGAGCATGTCAAACTTTACAAAAAATATGAACCCCTCATCCTTATTTTTCTTATATTTCTTTCTCCGATCATTTTAAATGCTGCCATTGATTCGACGGTAAAAGCGTATGTTTATGCCGGCAAAAGCGGCGGTGCCGCCGTTGAAATTATTGCAGGCAATCAGCCTTGCGGGATCGACAGACAAAAAGGACTTGCGAAATGCTCCATCACTTTAAAAAACTACAACCATGTTTCACAAAAGGTAAATTTACAATTGACTTGGAAAAAACTTAGCAAAACCAATACAACCCCTGTTTACTTAATAAAAAGACAGGAAAAAACGGTGTACCTTCAGATTCCGCTTCCTTCTTCTGAACTGAAGCAGCTCGGCACAAAAGCAGAATCACAGCAGCCTGTTATCCTCATTCAATAGCCCAAAGATGTTCATCCAAACATTCTTTGGGTCATTTTTTCCCCCTATTCTTTCAAGCATTTTCTTCTAACGCTATTCTTTTCCATTTAATTACCATTGATTTCGTTGAAAAATACTTATATGATACTTTTTGGATTTTTAATAAAAATCCGGTAAATTCTATTATTATACATAATTTAAAGTGTTTCACCTGGAAGGAAGATACGAATGAACGAAAAAAAGCTTGGAATATTTGCATTAATTGCTTTAGTTATTGGCTCACAGATTGGCGGCGGAGGATTTAACGTGGCTACCGATATGGCAGCAAGTGCCAATGCCGGTTCCATATTAATTGGCTGGAGCATAACCGGTATCGGAATGTTTGCCCTTGTCTTCTCTTTTCAAAACTTAACGAACAAAAAGCCTGAATTAGACAGCGGAATTTACAGCTTCGCTAAAGCTGGGTTCGGCAGCTACCTGGGTTTCAGTTCTGCTTGGGGCTACTGGCTGTCTGTATGGCTAGGAAATATCGCTTTCTTAACATTACTATTCAGCTCATTAGGTTATTTTTTTCCGGTCTTTACCGGGGGAAATTTAGCCTCCATAATTGGTGCCTCCCTCTTGTTATGGATGATGATTTTTTTCATCTTACGGGGGGTTCAATCCGCAGCACTTGTTAATATCGTAGTAACAATCGCCAAATTAGTTCCGATTTTCCTTTTTATTATCATTGCGCTGTTTGCTTTTCATTTTAAAACTTTCACACACAACTTCTGGGGGAGCAGCGGTTTCCATTTTGGCGATGTGCTAAATCAAACAAAAAGCACGATGCTTGTATCACTATGGGTATTTACTGGTGTGGAAGGTGCAATTGTCCTATCAAGTCGGGCACGAAATAAAAAAGACGTCGGAAAAGCGACCGTCATTGGTTTATGTTCCACTTTAATTATTTATGTATTAATTTCCGTCTTGTCCCTTGGTGCCATGCCGCATGCTCAGCTTGCTGGTTTAAAAAGCCCATCAATGGCTTATGTACTAAAAAGCATTGTCGGCCCATGGGGGGCAGCTTTCATTACTCTCGGGTTAATGATTTCACTTTTAGGAGCTTTGCTGGGATGGACTTTGTTTGCGGCAGAGGTGCCTTATATTGCCGGGAAGGATGGCACTTTTCCAAAACTGTTTGCAAAACAGAATCAAAATAACGTTCCTAGAAACTCATTGATTTTCACCGCCTTACTGATCCAAATTTTCCTGTTAACATTACTGGTATCTAAAAAACCATACAATTTTGCCTTTTCCATGGCCAGCTCGGCCATTTTGGTACCCTACTTATTCTCGGCGCTATATCAGGTAAAGTACAGTTATCAGCAAAAAGAAATCAAGCAAATGATCATTGGGATGATCGCTTCCCTTTATAGCTTATGGATTTTATATGCCGCTGGAATAAGCTATCTGCTGCTTACAGCTGTTTTATATGCCCTGGGGATATTCGTTTTTATTTTTGCCCAGAAGGAAAATAACCGAAAAACCTTTAAACCCTTTGAAATCATGTGGGCAAGTGCCATTTTCCTGGTCGCAATATTCTCCATCATCATGTTAGCTGCAGGTAAAATCACCATATAAAGAAAACTCGCTGACTGGCGAGCCCGACAGGGCGAAGACAGTGGCGTAGTTGCCCTTATTTATGCCTGATAGGAAAGTAATACTTTCCTATCGGATAAAAAGAAGACTGGCCATGAGGTCAGTCTTCTTTTTATCTATAAATTTTCTTAATTTTAGAACTTTAACTGTGAATTAAATGTGACATTCAGTCATTATTCATGCATGTCAATTCGAAAATGCCAAATCCTGCTCTTCTTTACATAAATATGCATCCATCTTTATAGCTTTGACAAAATTACGTAATGACATTCACAATCTCACTGTAATAACGCTTACGAAATAAATCGCTTTCATCACTTAAACTAAAAGTGTAGCAAGGAAAGATCATAAAAAGGAGGAAGAAAAACATGAGTATTGTGGCTGAACGTAATTCCGAATCGGGAACTCAAAATAAATTGATGCATCCCATCCATGTTACTTCAGAAATTGGTACTTTGAGAACCGTTTTACTAAAGCGTCCTGGTAAAGAGGTTGAAAATTTGGTGCCGGAATATCTGCAGCGCTTATTATTCGATGATATTCCTTACTTACCGGTGATTCAAAGAGAACATGATTATTTTGCCGAAACATTAAAAAACAGAGGCATAGAAGTCCTATACCTCGAAAAATTAGCTTCTGAAACATTAAGTAATCCAGAACTAAAAAAACAATTTGTTGATGATATTTTAAGAGAAAGTCAAGCCAATGTCAATGGTGCCGCTAAAGTTTTAAGAGAATACTTACTGTCGTTCTCTTCTGCAGAAATGATAGACAAAATCATGAGCGGTGTACTGAAAAGAGAGATAGAAGAAAGCAAAAAAACACATTTATATGAATTTATGGATGATCATTATCCTTTTTACCTGGATCCAATGCCTAACCTTTATTTCACACGTGATCCGGCAGCAAGTATTGGCAACGGCTTATCGATTAACAGAATGCGCGAACCAGCCCGCCGCCGCGAGTCCTTATTTATGCAATATATCATCCATTATCACCCACGGTTTGCCGGCCATGATGTACCAATTTGGCTTGATCGTGATTATGATTTCCCAATCGAAGGCGGAGATGAACTCATTTTAAGTGATGAAGTAATCGCCATTGGCGTTTCTGCCCGTACTTCAGCAAGAGCAATTGAAAGATTGGCATTGAATTTATTCAAACGAAACAGCAACTTTAAAAAGGTAATGGCTGTTGAAATTCCTAAATGCCGCGCCTTTATGCATCTGGATACAGTATTTACCATGGTAGACCATGATAAATTTACGATTCACCCTGCCATTCAAGGTCCACAAGGAGATATGAATGTATACATCCTTGAAAAAGGGGATGATGAAAATCACGTGAATATTTCTCACCGCTCCAACCTTCAAGAAGCATTAAAAGAAGCTCTTGGATTAAGTGAACTTGTACTAATTCCTTGCGGCGGCGGTGATGAAATTGCTTCTTCCCGTGAGCAATGGAATGATGGCTCCAATACATTGGCTATTGCTCCAGGCGTCGTGGTCACATATGACCGAAACTATATTTCTAATGAACTATTGCGCCAGCACGGCATTGAGGTAGTAGAAATCTTAAGCTCGGAATTATCCCGCGGCCGTGGGGGTCCACGCTGCATGAGCATGCCGATCGTTCGTGAAGATTTAAGAAAATAGACCGATAGATAACGAATTTAACAAAAAATGATTAAAGGAGAGATTCGAAATGTTAGCAACTACACCAAAATTACAAGGCAAAAGCTTTTTATGTGAAAAAGATTTTACGAAAGAAGAATTCCTCTATTTCATTGAATTGGCCATGAAATTAAAAGATGAGAAAAAACATGGCGTACCGCACCGCCATTTAGAAGGGAAAAATATTGCCCTTCTTTTTGAAAAACCATCAACCCGTACTCGTTGTGCATTTACAGTGGCTTGCATCGATCTTGGAGCACATCCTGAGTATTTAGGAAAAGATGACATCCAACTAGGTAAAAAAGAATCAATTGAAGATACGGCAAAAGTCTTAGGCCGCATGTTTGACGGAATTGAATTCCGCGGTTTTGAACACAAAAAAGTGGAAATGCTCGCAGAACATTCAGGTGTACCGGTTTGGAACGGATTAACAGATCAATGGCACCCAACACAAACATTAGCAGACTTTTTAACTGTCAAAGAACATTTCGGCCGTCTTGAAGGAATTAAATTTGTTTACGTTGGTGACGGACGAAACAATGTGGCAAACAGCTTGCTAGTTGGAGGTGCTCTTGTTGGCATGGACGTTCGCATTTGTTCACCAGAGTCACTCTTCCCTGCTGAGGAAATCGTTGAATTGGCAAAAGACCTTGCAGCAAAATCCGGCGGCAAAGTAACCATTACGGCCAATGTTGATGAAGGTGTTGCCGGTGCAGATGTCATTTATACAGATGTATGGGTATCCATGGGTGAAGAAGATAAATTTGCTGAAAGAATCGCACTTCTTTCTCCATACCAAGTAAACATGGAAATGGTTAAGAAAACAGGTAATGAGAATATGATTTTCCTTCACTGTCTTCCTGCTTTCCATGACCTTGAAACAACATACGGAAAAGATAGCTATACGAAACACGGTCTTTCAGAAATGGAAGTTACAGATGAAGTGTTCCGCAGCAAACATTCCAAAGTATTTGATCAGGCTGAGAACAGGATGCACACTATCAAAGCTGTTATGACAGCAACTCTTGGCAACCTGGAATAGCAGTCTGACTTGCAGGAGAAAGGAGCTTTTCTCCCTTCTCCTTCTTTTTTCCAATAAAAGTTTGAGGAGTGGAGAAAAATGGCTGATGCAAAAAAACTTGGTTTGTTTTCGTTAATTGCCATTGTAATTGGATCAATGATCGGCGGCGGTGCCTTTAACCTCGCATCTGATATGGCTGCCGGAGCATCCCCAGGAGCCATCATTATTGGCTGGGTAATTACCGGTGTAGGGATGATTTCCCTTGCCTTTTGCTTTCAAAACTTAACCAATAAACGCCCTGATTTGGAAGGCGGAATCTTCAGTTATGCGCGGGCAGGGTTTGGCGATTATTGGGGCTTTAACTCCGCATGGGGTTACTGGCTATCTGCATGGTTAGGCAATATCGCCTTTTTAACCCTGCTTTTCAGCGGTATTGGATATTTCTTCCCCATTTTTAATGGAGCAAATCTGGCTACGATCATTGGCGCTTCGGTTCTGCTTTGGTTACTGCATTTCTTAATTTTACGCGGTGTTCATTCTGCTGCGTTAGTCAACTTGGTCGTTACCATTGCAAAGCTTGTTCCAATCTTCCTATTTATCATTATTACCATCTTTGCGTTCAAATTCGGAACTTTTACACATGATTTCTGGGGGAAAAATGGCTTCAGCTTTACAGATGTTATGAGTCAAACAAAAAGTACTATGCTAGTCACCCTTTGGGTATTCATCGGAATTGAAGGTGCGGTCGTTCTTTCAAGCCGTGCTCAAAACATGAAGGATGTAGGAAAAGCAACTGTGATCGGTTTACTTTCAACCTTGATCATTTACGTCCTCATTTCCTTATTATCCTTTGGGATTATGTCACAAGCCCATCTCGCCGGATTAAAGAGCCCCTCAATGGCTTATGTATTAAAGGATGCTGTCGGCCCATGGGGCGCTGCCGTTGTCAATTTAGGATTAATCATTTCCCTTTTAGGTGCACTATTAGGTTGGACACTGCTTGCTGCTGAACTGCCATATATAGCAGCAAAAGATGGAATCCTGCCAAAAATGTTTGCTAAAGAAAACAAAAACAAAGCACCTGTTAATGCCTTAATCGTTACAAATGTTCTGGTACAAATTTTCTTATTAACATTATTAGTTTCTGATAAGCCATATAACTTTGCTTACTCTTTAGCCAGCTCAGCCATTTTAATTCCATATCTGTTCTCTGCATTGTTCCAATTAAAATACAGTATTCAACAGAAAGAAATCAAACAAATTGTGATTGGCGCCATCGCTTCCATTTATGGAGTTTGGCTGCTGTATGCTGCAGGCCTGAGTTATTTATTATTAACCGCTATTTTATACGCAATCGGTATTTTAGTCTTTAGAATCGCTCAAAAAGAACGTGGTGAAAAAACCTTTAAACAGCCATTCGAGCTTGTTTGGTCTATTATCTTTGATCTAATGGCCGTTATCGCAGTGATCATGCTGGTCATGGGGAAAATTTCATTCTAATCATTACTTCCAAGTATAGGAGGATTCACATATGTCTAAGAAAGTCGTCATCGCTTTAGGCGGAAACGCGATCCAAACAGGAGATGCCACTGCTACCGCCCAGCAGCTGGCACTTGAAAAAACAGCAAGACAACTTGTTGATTTTATTGAACAAGGAATTGATATTATTATTTCTCATGGAAATGGTCCTCAGGTCGGCAATATTTTACTTCAGCAGGCTGCCGCAGATTCGGTAAAAAACCCGGCGATGCCGCTTGATACTTGTGGCGCCATGAGCCAAGGGATGATTGGCTATTGGTTGCAAAATGCCATGGATAAAGCACTTAAAGAACGAGGAATAAATAAAAATGTTGTAACCGTCGTTACTAGGGTTGTCGTTGACAA
Above is a genomic segment from Neobacillus endophyticus containing:
- a CDS encoding AI-2E family transporter; its protein translation is MMNKMIQSSGFKRLLIFVFVAIVLYLLKDMINLILLTFIFSFLMDRLVLFIEGKIPLNRKVIVVGTYVGIVGLLSYALVMYMPMIVTEIRALIKQLTAFYTLKHDNVMLNYVVTRIEKIQISNYLEQGFTFLLKYFTDFSKISLQLLMAILLSLFFILEKPRLIEFTKNFKTSKVSSIYEEIEFFGRKFADTFGKVIEAQLIIALVNCILTTIALWILHFPQLGGLSIMIFLLGLIPVAGAIISLIPLVLIGYSIGGIMTVLYVVIAIVIVHSIETYILNPNLMSSKTNLPVFYTFIVLIFSEHFFGIWGLIVGIPVVVFFLDVLEVTGNKKE
- a CDS encoding polysaccharide deacetylase family protein produces the protein MGKVKRGWSKVTFIFVGVIVCVVAGIFVTNYIREKASGESANHPKVAYAEGPESHLQAGETTINNKHIPLEKGMAQNQQQNSMVWKNNNGMQNGVENTSATGGQPANQVLANQTLAQQPANSNDKVVYLTFDDGPESFSGDIIALLEKHHFKATFFMLDPNLRKYPESAKLMVQNGEGVGLHGVTHDVHKFYASPNSVIGEMSQDQKTLQEITGVQTFLIRTPYGSVPYLTPEDRKAVDDHGFLMWDWNIDSKDWYYKDGRYVTNVIQQLSKMSHHNGPIVILMHEQKQTLAHLPELLDYLTKQGYESRAIDSTIAPVHFSYHK
- a CDS encoding DUF192 domain-containing protein — translated: MEQCVRTLPYTINLADSFVKRLKGLKFRKEQLVEEGLWIIPCKSIHMCFMHFAIDAVFLNKEGRIIKTIEGIKPWRFILPIKNAYSVIELPAGTISKLGLKTGEMINLQ
- the argR gene encoding arginine repressor — translated: MNREMRLELISQMISEQEIKTQEELQQLLLAQGLHVTQATISRDIHTLQLIKVPGKDGSLKYCFQMDRNHLISEKLRHKLRDALVSMEVIQLFVVVKTLPGHAHAFGVLLDSLDLEGKAGTLCGNDTCLIICRSMAQAENIKKQLDYYSK
- a CDS encoding Crp/Fnr family transcriptional regulator, encoding MYSANAISMDIINDLHQFDIFNHITDKTLRKYLPYFYFRSYKKHQCLFMQGDPRDKIFFLLDGYVMYERSSKEGSMMYLDFVKRNQMFPYVGLFQDTVYQDTALAVTDVHLYFIETHIFEEWIKTNPKQLLSIINKLSDILNLHQKRVQKIMVPNAQERVIHTLQFLMEDLGEKKKDGIQIPCPLTAANIAKISGTTRETVSHLINQLKRDEVISVEAKKIHFHDPEYFKEIT
- the arcD gene encoding arginine-ornithine antiporter, producing the protein MNEKKLGIFALIALVIGSQIGGGGFNVATDMAASANAGSILIGWSITGIGMFALVFSFQNLTNKKPELDSGIYSFAKAGFGSYLGFSSAWGYWLSVWLGNIAFLTLLFSSLGYFFPVFTGGNLASIIGASLLLWMMIFFILRGVQSAALVNIVVTIAKLVPIFLFIIIALFAFHFKTFTHNFWGSSGFHFGDVLNQTKSTMLVSLWVFTGVEGAIVLSSRARNKKDVGKATVIGLCSTLIIYVLISVLSLGAMPHAQLAGLKSPSMAYVLKSIVGPWGAAFITLGLMISLLGALLGWTLFAAEVPYIAGKDGTFPKLFAKQNQNNVPRNSLIFTALLIQIFLLTLLVSKKPYNFAFSMASSAILVPYLFSALYQVKYSYQQKEIKQMIIGMIASLYSLWILYAAGISYLLLTAVLYALGIFVFIFAQKENNRKTFKPFEIMWASAIFLVAIFSIIMLAAGKITI
- the arcA gene encoding arginine deiminase, whose translation is MMHPIHVTSEIGTLRTVLLKRPGKEVENLVPEYLQRLLFDDIPYLPVIQREHDYFAETLKNRGIEVLYLEKLASETLSNPELKKQFVDDILRESQANVNGAAKVLREYLLSFSSAEMIDKIMSGVLKREIEESKKTHLYEFMDDHYPFYLDPMPNLYFTRDPAASIGNGLSINRMREPARRRESLFMQYIIHYHPRFAGHDVPIWLDRDYDFPIEGGDELILSDEVIAIGVSARTSARAIERLALNLFKRNSNFKKVMAVEIPKCRAFMHLDTVFTMVDHDKFTIHPAIQGPQGDMNVYILEKGDDENHVNISHRSNLQEALKEALGLSELVLIPCGGGDEIASSREQWNDGSNTLAIAPGVVVTYDRNYISNELLRQHGIEVVEILSSELSRGRGGPRCMSMPIVREDLRK
- the argF gene encoding ornithine carbamoyltransferase → MLATTPKLQGKSFLCEKDFTKEEFLYFIELAMKLKDEKKHGVPHRHLEGKNIALLFEKPSTRTRCAFTVACIDLGAHPEYLGKDDIQLGKKESIEDTAKVLGRMFDGIEFRGFEHKKVEMLAEHSGVPVWNGLTDQWHPTQTLADFLTVKEHFGRLEGIKFVYVGDGRNNVANSLLVGGALVGMDVRICSPESLFPAEEIVELAKDLAAKSGGKVTITANVDEGVAGADVIYTDVWVSMGEEDKFAERIALLSPYQVNMEMVKKTGNENMIFLHCLPAFHDLETTYGKDSYTKHGLSEMEVTDEVFRSKHSKVFDQAENRMHTIKAVMTATLGNLE
- the arcD gene encoding arginine-ornithine antiporter, which translates into the protein MADAKKLGLFSLIAIVIGSMIGGGAFNLASDMAAGASPGAIIIGWVITGVGMISLAFCFQNLTNKRPDLEGGIFSYARAGFGDYWGFNSAWGYWLSAWLGNIAFLTLLFSGIGYFFPIFNGANLATIIGASVLLWLLHFLILRGVHSAALVNLVVTIAKLVPIFLFIIITIFAFKFGTFTHDFWGKNGFSFTDVMSQTKSTMLVTLWVFIGIEGAVVLSSRAQNMKDVGKATVIGLLSTLIIYVLISLLSFGIMSQAHLAGLKSPSMAYVLKDAVGPWGAAVVNLGLIISLLGALLGWTLLAAELPYIAAKDGILPKMFAKENKNKAPVNALIVTNVLVQIFLLTLLVSDKPYNFAYSLASSAILIPYLFSALFQLKYSIQQKEIKQIVIGAIASIYGVWLLYAAGLSYLLLTAILYAIGILVFRIAQKERGEKTFKQPFELVWSIIFDLMAVIAVIMLVMGKISF